From the Thermodesulforhabdus norvegica genome, the window TGCAGTAGCCTTTGCACCTTTGAGACCGGTGAGATTTACTGCAGCGCTCCGGTGTGTGGATAGTATCGAAAGCGACTTATTTGAAGGGTCGGGTGGGGACCACCCGACCCTTTCTCTATCTTGTCGATTCTCCGTATGCTGCTGCCGTGGAGATTGCGGGAAGCTCTATTATCTTCGGTGAAATGAATATTAAAAGCTCTTCGGTCTGATAATCCTTTTCGTAGCTTTTGAAGAGCCAGCCGAAAACCGGCAACCTTTCAAGACCGGGCGTGCCCCGTCTTGTGTAGCGCTTGTCTTCCCTGAGAACGCCGCCTATTACGACGATGGTTCCGTCGTCAACCAGAACGTTGGTATCCAGAGTCTTTTTCAGAATATCCACGGCCTTGAGACCTGCGGCTTCGGCCAGAATCCGATCCTGACCGATGTCCTGCTTACGGGCGTGTATGTTCATGAGAATCCTTTTATCAGGAGTAACGCTGGGAACGATGGTAAGTTCCAGTATGACATCCTTATATTCTACCGCCAGCTCACCATATTCGGTCATTTCGAGTACCGGGATTTCAGTTCCCTGCGTAATTTTTGCTTCCTGATTGGTCATGGTGTAAACGACGGGGGCGGCTAACAGCTTCGTCTTGCCCAGTTCCTTTGAGGCGTTTATTGCCATGTCGATGTTGAAAATGCTTTGACCCTTGAGAAGACTCCAGCCGAAGCTGAGGCTGCTGGTTACGGTATCTATGGGAAAGTTGATGTCAAAAGAGGGCGAGAAGGAATGGTTTCCCGTGTTTTGGTAACTGAAACCCCAGTTTATGCCCAGAGCCTTGGTGAAGCTGGTTATTGCTTCGACTATGCGAAGTTCCAGCTTGACCTGTTCGGGCGGGCGGTCGAGCTGGGCTATGACTTTTCTGATTTCCGCTATCCTGCTGCTGTAGTCCCTGACGATCAACATCCTTCTACTGGAATCGTAAACCATCTGGCCCTTTTCGCTCAAAAGGGGCTGAAGTAGAGCAACGATGAGAGGTTTTTTGGTTTCTTTGGTGGTGACACTCGTACCCGCCAGCGTGATTGCAGTGGTCTCTTTTTCCGTCTGGACTTCACCCGGAGCGGAGACGCCCACAAGGTAATAAATGGGAATAAAAGCCGTTTCTATCGGTCCCCGATCTTTCTTCTTGGCTTCCAGTTCTGCTCGTTTTTCAAAGAGCTTTAACTGTGCTTCCGCCAGAGCCTGATCCAGTTCGATTTCTTTTTGAAGCTTTTCTTTAGTCGTTATCCTTATGACGTTTCCCTGGCGTTTGGTTCCCAGATCGTTCGCCTCAAGAATCATGTCCAGGACCTGATCCCAGGGGACGTTTTCCACCTTCATGGTAATTCGGCCCTGAACCTGAGGGTCCACAACTATGTTCGTTCCGCTGATTTCTGCGATGAGCCGTACGACGTTTTTGATGTCGGCATCGACGAGATCCAGACTTATGGGTGCCCCTAAGTACTGCTTTTCCGTGCCCGGAACTGCTCCCGGACCAGGGACCGGCCCAAGCTGTTCCAGAAGCTTTTCGATTTCTTCTTCCCTCATTTCTGCTACGGGCTGTTGCTGAAACGTCTGCTCACGAGATGCAACAGGGATTGCCGGAGCAGGAATGGTGACGCGGGGTGCATCCGAGTTGTCGTCAAAGTAAAGTCGAAGGTAGGCGTGGGCCCCATCTTTTCTCACTGCCGAACTGGTCCAGGGTTTTTCGGCCTGACCCGTGATCCGTACACCGCCTTTCGTGGACTGGACCTTGAGGCGCTTGAGAACTTCGGATCCCGTTCTGACCCATGCCTTGGGGGCGCTGAAAGATGCGTTGGGAATAAAGATGCTGAGGCTGGAGCTGTCGGCCCTTCCGTCAAAGATCAGATCTCCAATTTCTCCGCTTGCTACCAGCTCGATCTGAACGAACTTATCCCCCTCCATGGCTCCGATTTTTAACAACCGGGGACCCTGTGCCGCGGGATAAGAAGCCGGCGGGCGGGAAAACAAAAATAAAGGCAATAAGACCAGTACGAACGCAGGATAATAGCCTTTTCTTTTATGGTTCATTTCTTACTCCTCACCCGTCCAGTGGTTTAAAGACAACAGTGGGGTTGCGTAGCATAGAGATCCTGATGGCGAGATTAAAAATCCCGACTTTCTACCGACGAACCATACAAATAGACCAGCCATTTGCCCGCAAACCCCGATTTCAGCCCCTTTTGCAACTGCGCCAAAATAAAGTTCGGATGTTTATTCTTCTATCTCAAAATAATCTCGAAGGTCAACAGATTAGCACCTCAACTTTCATTTTCATTGACGTATTTCGGGTGGATCTGTGTTGCGAACGGTTTATTCTGCGAAAGCTCGCTCCAGACCGTGAAGTACAACCCCCCGGGAGAGGAATGTTCATTTTTTGTGAAAGTATTTGCGCTTATATGGGGGCTTTAAGGGCGTTTGAGCTAAAAGCTTCAGATTTTTCGTCGTATTAATGGGAGTCTGTCTTCAGAGTAATCCGAAGGTTTTCAGGATGTTTGCAACTTTTTTGTCTTCTTCTGCGAGTTTTCTCAGGGCTCTGATCACATCGACCAGTTTTCCCTGCT encodes:
- a CDS encoding secretin and TonB N-terminal domain-containing protein, with the protein product MNHKRKGYYPAFVLVLLPLFLFSRPPASYPAAQGPRLLKIGAMEGDKFVQIELVASGEIGDLIFDGRADSSSLSIFIPNASFSAPKAWVRTGSEVLKRLKVQSTKGGVRITGQAEKPWTSSAVRKDGAHAYLRLYFDDNSDAPRVTIPAPAIPVASREQTFQQQPVAEMREEEIEKLLEQLGPVPGPGAVPGTEKQYLGAPISLDLVDADIKNVVRLIAEISGTNIVVDPQVQGRITMKVENVPWDQVLDMILEANDLGTKRQGNVIRITTKEKLQKEIELDQALAEAQLKLFEKRAELEAKKKDRGPIETAFIPIYYLVGVSAPGEVQTEKETTAITLAGTSVTTKETKKPLIVALLQPLLSEKGQMVYDSSRRMLIVRDYSSRIAEIRKVIAQLDRPPEQVKLELRIVEAITSFTKALGINWGFSYQNTGNHSFSPSFDINFPIDTVTSSLSFGWSLLKGQSIFNIDMAINASKELGKTKLLAAPVVYTMTNQEAKITQGTEIPVLEMTEYGELAVEYKDVILELTIVPSVTPDKRILMNIHARKQDIGQDRILAEAAGLKAVDILKKTLDTNVLVDDGTIVVIGGVLREDKRYTRRGTPGLERLPVFGWLFKSYEKDYQTEELLIFISPKIIELPAISTAAAYGESTR